CGGGGCGTGTCCGGCGCCCTGGATCTCAAAGGCGCGGTCCTCGACGTCGCAGACCTGCCGAGCCTCGCGCCATCGTTGGCGGGCGAGGCCGGCATCGAGCTCGTGGACTGACGAGCGGTCCTACAGTCCGGCGGCAGGCGCGCCGAGTTGAGTAGAGACGGCATCAGCTGCACTCAATGACCGGGAGAGATCTGTGACGCGCTCCGACGCCCGCGACACGCTGTATCGCGTCGGCGGGGTGCTGGCCGCCGTCACGACGCTGCTGCTGTCCTCCGTCGCGCTCGGGCGGGCGTTCGCCGACGACACACCGATCCAGGGCAGCTGCGAGAACGTGATCTACGACGGCAAGACGACGGCTCCCCCGGGCTGTCCGACCGACGTGACCGTGACCGCCGGCGTACGGCAGCTGACCGTCTCGTGGACGGCGCCGGCGAGCAACGGCGGCGCTGCCGTCACGTCGTACGTCGTCCAGATCTCCACCGACGACGGCCAGTCGTGGACCACCGTGCCACCCGCGCCGTCGGCTGGCGCCGGCCACCCTCCCGCCACGACCGACGTCGTCTCCGGGCTCACGCCCGGCACCGAGTACTTCTTCCAGGTCGCGGGCGTCAACGCGCTCGGCGTCGGCAACTTCTCGACGATCACCACCCCGGTCGCGCCGCTGGGTGGCCGGCAGACCACCCTCACCGCACTGCGCAACAAGAGCGTCGTGCGCGGCTCGTCGACGATCGTGCGGGCAGTGCTCATGGACGTCGCCAGCGACGTACCCATCTCGGGCGAGTCCGTCGCCCTGGACCGGCGCAACGCCACGACCGGCGCTTGGCACTTCGTGACGTTCGCGCAGACGAACCGCAACGGCGTCGCAGCCGCGTCGGTCGCGCCGCGCAGGTCCACCAACTACCGGTGGACGTTCACGAGCGACTCCGACTTCACGCCGTCGACGAGCGGCGTCCAGACGGTGCTCGTCCGCCCGTACTAGCCCGGGGCCGACTCTCAGTCGGCCGAGTCGCTTTCGGGCGGCTCGAGACCTCGTACCAGCGCGCCGGGATCCGTCTGGAGCGCTTCGGCCAGTTTCAGCAGGTTGTGCAGCGAGAGGTTGCGGCGACCCCGCTCGACCTGACCGACGAACGTCCAGTGCAGCCCGGCGCGGTCCGCCAGTCCTTCCTGGCTCAGGCCGAGCTCGTTGCGGCGTGCGCGGACCCGGTTGCCGAACTCGGCGAGCGCGTCGGACACCGGGACTGGCATGGCTGTCCAACTGCATACGTCCCGATGGTTTGAGACCAGAGAAGATACGTCTCATGCCTCGAGCGGCTTTCTGACGCCCTTTCAGAAACCGGCCCGAGGTGTGGCAGGCTCATGCAGGTCCGTCGTACCGGAGGGGTTTCAGCAATGCCGATCTCGATCATGCGGTTCAACTTCGTGCTGCCCGGGATCGACCCGACCACGCTGTCGGAGATGTACCAGTCAGCCGTCGAGATGGCAGCGGTCGCGGACGCCAACGGCTTCATGGCGGTGTCGGTCGAGGAGCACCACGGAGTCGACGACGGCTGGAGCCCCGCCCCGCTGACGGTGGCGGGCCTGATCCTCGGCCGGACGAAGAACCTGCGGGTGATGGTCCAGGCCTTGCTGGTCCCGCTCAACGACCCGCTGCGCGTAGCCGAGCAGGTCGCCGTCCTCGACCTGGCCAGCGGCGGGCGCATCAACGTGGTCGCGGGCCTCGGCTACCGACCCGAGGAGTACGCCGACGCCGGGGCGGACTGGGCCAAGCGCGGTGCGCTGATGGACGAATGCCTCGACGCGATCATCGGCGCCTGGTCCGGCGAGGAGTTCACCTACCGCGGCCGCAAGCTACGGGTCACCCCGGTCCCCAAGACGCCGGCCAGCGGGATCCTGTTCGTCGGGGGCAGCGGCAAGCCGGCCGCCCGCCGTGCCGCTCGGCTCGGGCTCCCGTTGCTACCCGCCGCCCATCTGCCCGAACTCGAGGCCTACTACAACGAGCAGTGCGCCGAGCACGGCACCACCGGGTTCATCATCATGCCGCCCGAGCGGACGTGTCTCACGCTGCTGGCGGAGGACCCGGACAAGGCCTGGAACGAGCTCGGTGAACACCTGCTGCACGAGGCCAAGCGCTACCAGAGCTGGCAGACGCCCGACGTCCACTCCGCGGTGTCGTCTCACGCCAGCACCATCGAGGAGCTGCGCGCCGAAGGGATCTATCGGATCTGCTCCCCCGACGAGGCCATCGCCTGGTGCAAGGAACAGGGCGACTGGGCGACGATGGTGCTGCATCCGCTGTGCGGCGGCGTACCGGTCGAACGCGGCTGGGACACCGTGAACCTCTACGTCGACAAGGTGCTTCCTGCACTCTCGTGACACCACTGGGTAAGAAGCGGTCATGACCAAGGTTCCTGACGTCGCCCTCAACAACGGCCGGTCGATCCCCCAGCTCGGCTTCGGCGTGTTCCTCGTGCCCCCCGAAGACACCGCTCGCGTCACGGGCGAGGCACTGCGGGTCGGCTACCGCCACATCGACACCGCCGAGATGTACGGGAACGAGAAGGAGGTCGGCGTCTACATCACCAGCAAGCTGGACAACGGCGACCACGAGCCCGGCGACGCGCGACGAGCGTTCGACGCCACTCTCGCCGCGCTCGGTGTCGACCAGATCGACCTGTTCCTGATCCACTGGCCGCTGCCGACGCGCTACAACGGCGACTTCGTGTCGACGTGGAAGACACTCGAGGAGTTCTACCGGGACGGTCGCGCCCGCTCGATCGGCGTGTCGAACTTCCATGCGCACCATCTGCGCCGGCTGTTCGCGGAGTGCGACATCGTCCCCGCGGTGAACCAGATCGAAGTCCACCCGTACCTGGTGCAGGACGAGCTTCGCGCGTTCTGCCGTGACCACCAGATCGCGGTCGAGGCGTGGTCGCCGATCGGTCGCGGAGCGGTGCTCGAGGATCCGACGCTGAAGGCCATCGCCGCCCGGTACGACAAGACGGTGGCGCAGGTGGTGCTGCGCTGGCACCTCGATCGCGGCGACATCGTGTTTCCCAAGTCGATGCGTCCGGAGCGCATCGCCGAGAACTTCGACCTGTTCGACTTCTCCCTCGACAACGACGACATCGCAGCGATCAGCGCGCTGGACCGCGGCGAGCGGGTCGGTCCCGACCCCGAGACCTTCGACCGCGTCTGAGACGGCACTGCGTTGGGGGACACGTTCGCCGACCTCCTACTGGCGAGAGCCGACGACGACCGGGTCGCGTTGTGGGCGGGCGACCTGACCTGGAGCTGGCGCACCCTCGTCGCGGAGTCGCGGGCCCGGGCGGCCGTCCTGACCGAACGCCGCGACTCGGCGCGACCGCACGTCGGCGTACTGCTGGACAACACGCCCGAGTACCTCGCGTGGCTGTACGGCGCAGCGCTGGCTCGCGGAACCGTCGTCGGCATCAACCCGACGCGACGCGGCGCGCCGCTGCGCGAGGACATCCAGCACACCGACTGCGGCATGATCGTCACCGATTCGGCCCACCGCGACCTGCTCGACGGGCTGGGTCTCGGGCTCGACCCGGCGCGACTGCTCGTCGTCGACGACCGGGCATACCTCGACGAGGTCGCCGCGGCGAGGGTCGACGATCGCGAGCTGTCGGCAGCCGAGCCGGGCGACCGTCTGCTGCTGCTCTTCACCTCGGGGTCGACGGGGGCGCCGAAGGCGGTGGTGTGTACGACGGGACGGCTCGCGGTGATCGCCAAGGGCGCCGTCGACAGCATCGGGGTGCGCGCCGACGACGTGTTCTACCAGGCGATGCCGATGTTCCACGGCAACGCGATCATGGCCAACCTGGCCCCGGCGGTCGCCCTCGGCGTACCGGTCGAGCTGCGATCGCGCTTCTCGGCGTCGCAGTTCCTCTCCGACGTACGCCGCCACGACGCGACGTACTTCAACTACGTCGGGCGCTCTCTCGCCTACGTCCTCGCGACCCCGCAGCGCGAGGACGACCGCACGAACTCGCTGCGCCTCGGATTCGGCACCGAAGCGTCGCAACGCGACCGGGCCGAGTTCGAGCGGCGCTTCGGCTGCGCCCTCACCGAGTCCTACGGCTCGAGTGAAGGAGTGGTCGCCACTCATCGCCCGCCGGGGACCCCGGCGAACTCGATCGGCGTACCTCGCCCACGCCCGGGATCCGACGTGGCGGTGGTCGATCCGGCGACGGGGCGCGAGTGCGCCGTCGCCGTCGTCGACGGCGACGGCCGGCTGCAGAACCCGGGAGCGGCGATCGGCGAGATCGTCGACCGCGGCGGCGCTCCCGGCTTCGAGGGCTACTACCGCAACGATGCCGCCACGAGCAGTCGGCTGCGCGACGGGTGGTACTGGACCGGCGACCTCGCCTATCGCGACGCCGACGGCTGGCTCTACTTCGCCGGTCGCAGCAACGACTGGCTGCGCGTCGACTCCGAGAACTTCGCCGCGGCGCCGGTCGAAGCGGTGCTGTCCCGCTTCTCCGACGCGGTCATGGTTGCGGTCTACGCCGTACCGGACCCGCGTACCGGCGATGAGGTGATGTGCGCGATCGAGCCGCGGCCGGGCGCGCCATTCGACCCGGTCGCGTTCGGGGCGTTCTTGCAGGCGCAGCCGGACCTCGGTACGAAGTGGGCGCCCCGCTTCGTACGGATCGTCGACGCCATGCCGCTCACCGCAACGAACAAGGTCGACAAGGCACCGCTACGCGCGAGCGGCTGGGCAGCCGGGGCGGTCTGGTGGCGACCCGGTGCCGAGCTGGCCTACGTACCGTTCGGCGAAGCTGACCGCGCGACCTACCAGGCCCGCTTCGAAGAACACGGCCGCACCCACCTCCTGCCAGCCCCCCAGCAACGCTCCATTGCCGGGCCCCCCGCCCAGTGACGCTGCGTTGCTGGGGGGATTCCGCAGTAACGCTGCGTTGCTGGGGGAAATCCCCCAGCTAAGGAGCGTTACTGGGTGGGGAGGCCGCGGAGGGGGAGGCCGGCCTTGCGGTAGATGTCGTCGAGCACCCGCATCGTCAGGACCGCGTCTCGCGGATCGGTGATGACGGGTCCTCCGTCACGCACCGCCGCCAGGAAGGCTCGTAACTGATAGGTGTACGTCGCATCGCCTCGCACCCGCTCCCGGGTCGTCTTGCCGTCGACGGTCAGTGTCAGCCGGTTGTAGAACTGCGGCGCGATGAAGTTGAAGACCTTCAGCTGCCCGCGGGTGCCCGTCACGCGCACCGAGAACTGCGGCATCTTCCGCGACCACATCGACGTCGACGTGCTACCCGTCGACCCGTCCGGAAAGGAGTACGTCGCGGTCATCGCCCGGTCGATGTCCGAGCCGCGGAGCAACGCCTGCGCCGACTCGACGGTCGGCTCGCCGCTGCCCAGCAGGCGCAGCACGTGTACGGCGTAGCAGCAGTCCATCGTCGTACCGCCGCCGAGCGGATAGGAGTAGCGGATGTCGGAGAACTTCGGCAGCGGGAAGCACATCGCCGCGTGGACGTGCTCGAGGTCCCCGAGCGTGCCGTCATGCGTCAGCGCCCTGATGCGCTCAGCGAGCGGGTGGTAGCGGTAGTGGTAGGCCTCCATCACGACCAGCCCGGACGTCGCGGCGGCGTCGGCGACCTCGCGTGCCTCCGCCTCGTTCGAGGTGAACGGCTTCTCACACAGCACGTGCTTGCCGGCCGCGAGAGCCTGCAACGTCCACTCGGCGTGCAGCGCGTTGGGGAGCGGGTTGTAGATCGCCTCGATCGACGGGTCGGCGATCAACTCCTCGTACGACGAGTGCACCCGTTCGATGCCGTGCTTCCGGGCGAACACCTCGGCGCGCGATCGGTCCCGGGCCGCAACCGCCGCCACGACGGTCCCCGGCACTTGCCGCGACGGCCGGATCAGCGCCGACGGGGTGATCCGCGCGGCCCCGAGCACCCCGATCCGAAGATCGTTCGTCACGCGGTCCACACCTCGCGCACCTCGTCCACGTGCGCCGCAGCCTGCAGCCGTCCGGCCATCGCCGCCGGCTTCGCGGTCGCCGGGTCGAGTGGGTTGGACCCGATCGCCCCGAGGGAGGTCTGGCTGGCGGTGATGGTGACGACACGTGCGTTCGCGCGAACCGCCTCAGCCGCGGCAACGACATCCGGTGCAATGAACGGCATCTCCGGCATCGGCGCGATGACGACCACCGGATCGCAGCCGTCGGCGAGGTCGAGATTGATCCCGGAACGGATGCCGCCGTCGATGTACTTGCTGCCCTGGATCGTGACCGGCGGCCATACGCCGGGCACCGCGCAGCTCGCCGTCACGGCGTCGACCAGCTCGACCTCGTCCCGCGACGTGAACACCCGAGGCCGCCCGGTCATCGCGTCGATCGCCGCGATCCGAAGGTCACGATCGGGCCAGTCATGGCTCGGTAGCCGGCGTTCGATCACCGGCCGCCGTACCGACTCCGGCACCGTCCTCGCCCGCATCGCGTAGCTGCCGACCGCACGGAACAGCTCCGGTCCGGGCTGGTTCTGCCCGAACGCGGCGCCCAGCTCCCGCATCAGCTCCTCGGGGTCGAACGCGGTCGTGAGCTCGCTGGTGAGCAGGTCCGCCGAC
The window above is part of the Mycobacteriales bacterium genome. Proteins encoded here:
- a CDS encoding LLM class flavin-dependent oxidoreductase; amino-acid sequence: MPISIMRFNFVLPGIDPTTLSEMYQSAVEMAAVADANGFMAVSVEEHHGVDDGWSPAPLTVAGLILGRTKNLRVMVQALLVPLNDPLRVAEQVAVLDLASGGRINVVAGLGYRPEEYADAGADWAKRGALMDECLDAIIGAWSGEEFTYRGRKLRVTPVPKTPASGILFVGGSGKPAARRAARLGLPLLPAAHLPELEAYYNEQCAEHGTTGFIIMPPERTCLTLLAEDPDKAWNELGEHLLHEAKRYQSWQTPDVHSAVSSHASTIEELRAEGIYRICSPDEAIAWCKEQGDWATMVLHPLCGGVPVERGWDTVNLYVDKVLPALS
- a CDS encoding helix-turn-helix transcriptional regulator, with the protein product MPVPVSDALAEFGNRVRARRNELGLSQEGLADRAGLHWTFVGQVERGRRNLSLHNLLKLAEALQTDPGALVRGLEPPESDSAD
- a CDS encoding fibronectin type III domain-containing protein, which codes for MTRSDARDTLYRVGGVLAAVTTLLLSSVALGRAFADDTPIQGSCENVIYDGKTTAPPGCPTDVTVTAGVRQLTVSWTAPASNGGAAVTSYVVQISTDDGQSWTTVPPAPSAGAGHPPATTDVVSGLTPGTEYFFQVAGVNALGVGNFSTITTPVAPLGGRQTTLTALRNKSVVRGSSTIVRAVLMDVASDVPISGESVALDRRNATTGAWHFVTFAQTNRNGVAAASVAPRRSTNYRWTFTSDSDFTPSTSGVQTVLVRPY
- a CDS encoding Gfo/Idh/MocA family oxidoreductase, producing MTNDLRIGVLGAARITPSALIRPSRQVPGTVVAAVAARDRSRAEVFARKHGIERVHSSYEELIADPSIEAIYNPLPNALHAEWTLQALAAGKHVLCEKPFTSNEAEAREVADAAATSGLVVMEAYHYRYHPLAERIRALTHDGTLGDLEHVHAAMCFPLPKFSDIRYSYPLGGGTTMDCCYAVHVLRLLGSGEPTVESAQALLRGSDIDRAMTATYSFPDGSTGSTSTSMWSRKMPQFSVRVTGTRGQLKVFNFIAPQFYNRLTLTVDGKTTRERVRGDATYTYQLRAFLAAVRDGGPVITDPRDAVLTMRVLDDIYRKAGLPLRGLPTQ
- a CDS encoding AMP-binding protein, which translates into the protein MGDTFADLLLARADDDRVALWAGDLTWSWRTLVAESRARAAVLTERRDSARPHVGVLLDNTPEYLAWLYGAALARGTVVGINPTRRGAPLREDIQHTDCGMIVTDSAHRDLLDGLGLGLDPARLLVVDDRAYLDEVAAARVDDRELSAAEPGDRLLLLFTSGSTGAPKAVVCTTGRLAVIAKGAVDSIGVRADDVFYQAMPMFHGNAIMANLAPAVALGVPVELRSRFSASQFLSDVRRHDATYFNYVGRSLAYVLATPQREDDRTNSLRLGFGTEASQRDRAEFERRFGCALTESYGSSEGVVATHRPPGTPANSIGVPRPRPGSDVAVVDPATGRECAVAVVDGDGRLQNPGAAIGEIVDRGGAPGFEGYYRNDAATSSRLRDGWYWTGDLAYRDADGWLYFAGRSNDWLRVDSENFAAAPVEAVLSRFSDAVMVAVYAVPDPRTGDEVMCAIEPRPGAPFDPVAFGAFLQAQPDLGTKWAPRFVRIVDAMPLTATNKVDKAPLRASGWAAGAVWWRPGAELAYVPFGEADRATYQARFEEHGRTHLLPAPQQRSIAGPPAQ
- a CDS encoding aldo/keto reductase; translated protein: MTKVPDVALNNGRSIPQLGFGVFLVPPEDTARVTGEALRVGYRHIDTAEMYGNEKEVGVYITSKLDNGDHEPGDARRAFDATLAALGVDQIDLFLIHWPLPTRYNGDFVSTWKTLEEFYRDGRARSIGVSNFHAHHLRRLFAECDIVPAVNQIEVHPYLVQDELRAFCRDHQIAVEAWSPIGRGAVLEDPTLKAIAARYDKTVAQVVLRWHLDRGDIVFPKSMRPERIAENFDLFDFSLDNDDIAAISALDRGERVGPDPETFDRV
- a CDS encoding patatin-like phospholipase family protein, which translates into the protein MTRALVLGGGGVAGIGWELGILQGLADAGVDLSNADRLVGTSAGSAVAAQLTSGYPLNHLYERQLSADLLTSELTTAFDPEELMRELGAAFGQNQPGPELFRAVGSYAMRARTVPESVRRPVIERRLPSHDWPDRDLRIAAIDAMTGRPRVFTSRDEVELVDAVTASCAVPGVWPPVTIQGSKYIDGGIRSGINLDLADGCDPVVVIAPMPEMPFIAPDVVAAAEAVRANARVVTITASQTSLGAIGSNPLDPATAKPAAMAGRLQAAAHVDEVREVWTA